aaaagctcagagaatatctgtaatctcaaaTGCTCAGAGAATATCTATAATCTTAAAAGCTCAAAGAATATCTgttttttaatacctggcgtagtggtcttatttataggcttgtagTTGCAGTTCTACTGGGATTCTTGAAGCCCAGTTgaactaggagtttgagtcctagtctgTTTGAAtcttaaccttatcttcaggaaTTTGAATAAGGCGATAGAGTCCAAATTGGATAGCACTCATGCCTCTTCAATCTTAATTCCACGTTATTAGCAGTCTTATCCCGTCGATTATGGGATAGAGGCTTATCCCTGGTCTTCCGGGATACTGGCCTTATCTCACTCTAAGACAATTGTAGTATACTTTGACCAACCccccgaggtgatgatatccgagacatgttcgctccgatcggactaggagatctcgaaATATTATTGTACCGTAACAGGGTTGTAGAAAGTCCGAGGTATTATCATACCGAGGCAATCTTTTTATACCGAGTTGTGATGAAAACTTCTTGGAAGGTGTCGTAGCTTCTGTCAATCctccgaggcataaatatccgagatatgttcgcttcgatcggactaggagatctcgggatatttcttACCATTACTGAGTTCAATAGGACCGAGGTGTCATCATAATTAGACGATCTTCTTTTACTGGGTCGTAACAAATGCCCGAGATGTAACTCCGAGATGCAACACCGAGATGTAACACCGAGATGTTTCAAGAtttggatccacgtgtcctcagggttaattttatccccaacaccAACCAAATCCTAAACTTAAATGTGCTCAAAACAAGGATATGTCAAAACCCATCTCAAAAACCATattagaaatagaaaaattaaatctaaaccaaacccaaacccaaaatcCTTGCGAGAAATCGTCATTTGATGAGAAATCCTTACCCAAAATCACCATTATAAGAAATGCATAATCCAACCCACCATTTAAGACAACccaaatcataaataaaaagCTCCAATCCAAGATCACCATACTCCCTCATTATCAGCCatactagagagagagagactcgatGGTGTGGAACTCAACGAACAAGAAGGTGACGGCATGGGCTTGAAGGACGGTGACGGTGGGGTGGACGGCATTGTGGTGAGAGttgggagaaagaaagaaaaaataaataaataaagtgatcGAAATAGTGAAGCTGtgtgagaaagaaatgaaaaaaaaaatggagagagagagagagagagagagagagagagagagagattttggttATAATAATGGTGAGGTTGCTGGGagtgatttttgtgtgttttcacAAAATTGccttaccaaaaaaataaaagcccaAATTACCATCACAATGACcgaaacacataaaaaaaataaccaaaaaaagaaaaagggaacaTGTGGTTGTTCCATATCCACACGTtcttgatgatgatgaagaaaaaaaaaatggaggaaaaaaaaaaagtgttccaAAGCCACATATTTTGCCTTATCTCTTGTTGTGGTGCTGACTTCAAGGGAAGTGTCATTGTCTACTTAAAAGGAAACGGCAAAAGTCGAACTTCCAACacactttaataaaaaaaaaagaaaaaaagatttgttCTCATCATCACAGTTCTTGTGTCTCACGAGTGGTTTTGTCTTTCCTTTGGTCATGAATGTGAGAGATTAccagagagagaggcagaggcCGGATGTGAGATCTGGTAAGCATATGGTCAACCTGTGAGCTCCTACCAGCAATCTCGGGCCCCCTACCTCTTGAGTGTTAGAGGATTGTTCAACATTTCTGGGGGTGATCTTGGGACTTTTCTAGAAAGAGATTGTTTAGAGAATAAGATTTgtgtatgtgtatttttttttttttccaataaaaagtaaaatgtcTTCCTTGGTGTGACAATTTGTTTTTATATGCGGGAGTTCTAGAGTCTCCCAAAGGGTGAGATAATGGAccgtattttattttattttcatttttattttttgtgagggagagagataatgcacttttttttttttttggtattagtGTTCTTGAGCcccaaactattaatttttctaTGGAAGTTTAAGAGTCTCCAAGTAGAGATAATAAAGATTTCTTTTGTCAAAATCGTTGAAGATgccttatttattattattatttctttctacAAACCTATATATGGggccttattctttttttttttcttttttttttttttttgggaagaatgagaccttatttatttttttttcttttcttacaaaCCTACCTTATGGTGGCCTTCTTCCACTGCCTCCCCTATGGGATCGCGTAAGCCACCTAGTGGAAGAGCTGGCCCTAATGACTTGTTGTAATCCTTTCCATCATCTAGTTATGAGCTAGGGCATCTAGTTATGAGCTACGGGAGGTTGGGGAAAGTTAGGATTTTTCGCTGAAAGAAAgggcaatatgtttttttttttttttttttttttttgttatattggCAAATATGTTtagaattggttttttttttttttttttttttttttttttttttttttaaaaaaaacatttaaatacaaACCGATATGGCTTGAAGTGTATGGCCCCTCCATTAAGGAGAAATGCATGAACCCTGATCTAGAATGTGATGGCCTTGCAGCCATTCACATTATTGCCCACATCGTTTCTTTCTAGCATATGGATCATCCCAAATCAAGATAAGGTataatttgttgttcaaatgGCATGCAATACATGCAAGCACACAAAGAGAGGGTGCATGGCCTAGCTGTCCCAAAAGGTGACTCTCACAACCCACACTATATGTGGTTGCCCATATTGCATATAACAAATGAGTCCCATATATTTCGAGGGacaacttaataaaaaattgggtcTAAGGCAAAAGGTTAAAATGtggtatttttaattttaaaattttaatataataaaatatgaaaagaaaaacgtTTTCTCTAGCTTTTAAGAtgtaaaattactaattaaattttCATGCCTAATTTTTATTCATGTATTATTTTCAATAGATAACATGACTAATATATTTTATCTTTCATGTAAGATAAACTATTGTAAGTAGGATTTAATTAGTTGTATATTAAAATCAACGACACTTAATAGAAACAACGACCAACTTGAATCAATGATGTTTGGTAGTAAGTATCACCtataaaatatcaaagaaaaataaatggtaGAACTAAGAAGCAAAAGATTAGAAattattgataaaataaaataaggtgaaTTCTTTAAAataaggggaagaaaaaaaaatttaaaaagaaagtgGTTTGTGCTGTAGtaggattgaaaattttttacacgacccatGAACCTGATACAAACTCAACAGAAATTTATCAGGTTTGAGTACCGAAACAAACTTGTTTAATAAACGGGTCAATACCGGTTTAACACAAATACTAAAAtgacaatttatttttcttttacatatttttttttaaaagaaaaaacctaaaCCAAAAAGTAAAGTAAACGGGTTGTGTGGGTCACGTCAAACGGGTTATTCATTTATATGAGTTAGCGTTTAAATAACGGGTCATGTTTGGATCAACCcaataaaacttatttattaaattggttGTATAGGTCAGGTTGTGTCAGGGCAACCCAGCACGACCTGTATATCAAACGAGTTGTGTTGTGTCACCCACTTATTTAATTGGGTCATGTTGGGGTTGATGAAtctgacttgtttaattaaacgaATCATGTCAAGATTGACCCTTAACAGGTTGGCAGATCGGTTGATCGGATACGCTGACCCGAATTACCAACCCTATGCTTTAGTTTGGAATTTTTTAATCCTCGAGCAGATGCTTGAAAATATAGCGATTATGGGTCATTTTACACATGCAGATGCTTCAAAATGAAAACTTTGTTACAGTAAACTTTAGCACTTTgtagaatttatttattctgtaattttttgtgtttttctctcCTCCACCcccccctctctttctctcagtcTCCCTCAACGCTCTACCTCTCTTTCACTGCAAGCCTCCGTCTATATATGTTCTtcccttcttccttcttttctccATTTCAAACTTTATGGGAGAGAGATTTAGGAGTGATTTGGAGGAAAACATCCCAACGATTTATTATTTTCCTCATTTCTCAATTTCTCCATTTACTAACGCAAAATATCTCAACGATTtctccatttcttcttcttttctctttccttttgagAGAGCTTTGGAACAAATCGGATCTTTGTTTTAGGGACCGAGGAGAATTGCAAGAAATCAGATTTGGAGGGTCCTAATTTGTGGGAATTGCCATTCTCTGGAAATGTTGGTATGAGTGATGGCGTCTCCAAATTTTTGGTTATTATGGAGGGTGAGAATGATCTTTCTGGTATGACAGACGCTTAACCAAGAATGAGAGGTTCGAAGACCAAAGAGGGCTTCAAATATTCGTAAAAGTAGAGTGTAATAGATAATCTAAGAGCAACAACTACTGTTTTCCTtgaacttttttcaatttaggaaattaaaccactttttgcttcctatttaaatgcactccaCAATAGCTATACTTATTATTTtcctatattatttaaatattatttaaattaaatgttaagaaAAATAGAGACGAAAGAGAAATCATTGAAATATTGAttcaaataaatgctataaGAATGCGAGAAGAAAGATAATTCTTTTAGTATTAAAACAATGTTAGTGGTATCACTTTTGCTTATCTAAATTTAGAGTACAATTTTCGGTTCTCTTAGCgttccttaatttttatttatttatttattgattttgttgacatgtccacacaagaggggagaGGGAGAATTCGAACTAGTTACCTCCGCTTCCTAAAGCGTGGTCCCCagctgattgagctaccccttaggGACAGTGTTTCCTTAGTTTAGGAAACAATAAGTGAATTTGattcaactattttttttaaatctttttcctACATTCCGGGGAAGAGAAATGAATTTAGAAAAAATCATGCTAGCGCTCTTCCACTATACACTGGAATAGAAAAAGAGAGCTGCTACACTCACACCCAAATCCCTACACCCTAATGTGGTATTCCAcatcagattttttattttttatttttttttattttttttattttttttattttttattttttatttttttttcgttttctttttccccctcCTTATCTCCTCTCCACCTCCTCCCTCCATCTTCCTTCTCCCTCCAGCCGAACCACCCATTCTGGCCCTTCCCCGGCCAGTCGGTTGGGAAAGGGCCGGATCTCAGCCAGACGGCCAGGATCCAGTCGTTCTGGCCGGGAAAGGGCCGGATCCCAGGCGGTTCTAGCCGGGGAACAACCAAATCCCGGCCAGCCGGCCGGGAATTGCTGGATCCCATCCAGCCGGCTGACACTCTTTGTCTCCGGCTCTCTTCGTCTCCGTCTCCATTTTCATTTGCCGAccggaagagagaagaagaagaagaatggggagaagaagaacgagagaaagagtttccattttaaaaaagaaaaaaaaattgatgtggaaATTCCACATCAGGGTGTATGAATTTGGGTGTGGGGAGTTGGGTGTgagtgtagcatttttcatagaaaaatgtagaaaaaagtGTACATTATGAAGCGGTAAATGATGTTCTTGGACTATGGCCCTTTAATAAATCAATAGCCTCAGGCTATAGCGCACTAGCCTAATTGACAAAACCAAACCATCCAGCGGCCCTTTTGTGAAGTGTCtgcctacatatatatatatatatatatatatatatatatatatatatatatctctggTAATTATCTTTCATGGGATCCGGCTTACAtgctgttatttttttaaaagcatgtATACTGTTGTGACGTGTCACACAGATAGGGGAGAGCAAAAGCCCAAGTACCCACCCCAACCCGCACCCCCCCGCACCCCCCCGCTCCACCCCTAAAAACGCaggttttagtattttttttcgcGGGTACGAGTTGGATTTTAACCAACCCGTGTAGGGCGGGGCAGGGCGGGGcatgggttttatttatttatttttttccacggatctgatgcaggaggaaatcagactcaactatagaattaattggtctattaatgcaagagaaaatcagacacaaatatagaattaattggtctatgatgtggtGATGAGATTTACTTGGCttaagcaagaaaggaaagggtcAACTAcacaagaaggaaagaaaagactTTTGacaattgtgatttagaagatattctctaccgagttgtcaacatccatcaagggaaagaccaagaaggaaagaagagactatcgacaaatctcttgattcatcttttaaagaattcccatatttatatttactttgtcgtcaagtaatattatagttattatattttccctaatatggtaattctttggtaccaagtatttcccatgaatttggagatattctttggcacaaagtattttcataatatacttatttgtatttatttcaagtcttaggagattttatttcttttagtagTCATTAGGGCTTTATTATAAATAGGGACATTTGTAATAGAATAATCGAGGAATTGAATATTGTTATTTTCTCAGAGTTATCTCTGTTGTTTAGGATAATTTATCTGTTTTCTTCCTTTCAAACTACCTGTTGAatagcctgcagaataatcgTTATTCTGTCCgacgtcaattggtatcaaagcttcagCACTTTCCTGAGATGAGTTCGTCATCAGTTTCGATGGCTAGTGGTCGTGATTGTGGTGGTCTTCGTgggcaggttccgaatgaggaagctccgcaccatgatcgtaacgttcaggatgtgatgattgaggatttgcagAGACAAGTTGCAGAGTTAACCCAGCGTCTAACAGCGCAGGAAGTCGACAATCGCAAGACGGAGAACTTCGATTCCGACTCTACCTTCgacaacccgtatcacaatcctgctCCATACCGGGAACAGCGTGGTCGGaatgaagaatttgttgatgaagagttcgaagaagacgagttcgttgatgaggagttcatacATGGAGATGGCCACATGGCCACGTGTACAAATTACGCGaggctaaaatattcatattttttataattttttcaaaaaaaattttaaaaattgaaattttttttgaggtttgaaattttagccacgtggcacataaaccacgtggctaagtaattccccaccccccccccccccccccccccccccctttttttttttttttttttttttttcatttctcccgcccctttatctttcattttctcctctctttttcatttcttcatgcctctttgacttttcttttcattttcctcttctttttttcttccttcttcccatTTTTCCCTTGCACGTACAGAGTCTACAGAcgcctttcttcttctctttttttcttccttcttcccctttttcccttGCACAGGCgcctttccttctcttttttttttttttttttttttttttttttttttttttttttcacacaaaCAAGGAGATGGAAAGGGAGAttgagagagctggagagagagaactgGAGCGATTCTGAGAGAGAGCCGTGGTCAACGACGGCGCTGGAGTCCGGAGGGTCATGGCCCGACGCCGGTGAAGCCAAGGGGGTGTTTTTCCGGCGTTTTttgagaggttttttttttttttttttttttttttttttttttttccttctgtttctTTGAGTTCTCTCCTCTGAAAGTTTGTGATTTTTGGTaattgttggtaattttttggtattttgttggagatttttttggtgttttgttggtattttttggtaATGTGGTCAACGAAGGATTTTTGGGGAATTTTCTGGATCGGATTTCATGGGGAAGTTTTGTAGTGATTTCGCTGGCCTTGCAGAAATTTCcgggggaggaaaaaaaaattacaaaaaaagagTCTGGCAAGGGCACTggcgagaaaaaaaaaaaaaaaaaaaaagaagagttttttttttttttttttttttttttttttttttttaaatgtggtgTTAGCAACATGTGTTAGTTCCGCGTGGCTAaaagtgtcttttttttttttttttcaaaaataaaatgcatttagccacatatataaaaggacacgtctctaaatgtacatttaacAACAACCGGATTCACTATACGTAacccacgtggctaactgcaagtGATTAAAATCAAAGTCTTTTGTAGTGATAAATGATAACTCACCCTAACCGATGttggaaaaattaataaagaaattaCAGAATGACTGATTTTAAATTCGCGACAAATTTAAGCagcaaaatttgatttttaaacgGTGGGAAATTGATTTCAAAACGCAcattaattcaaaaatttattacacGTTTCAGTACcttaaaatttaataagaagTTTACGTGGCATGTTCTTATCCTTGCGTGTCAAAATGGCCGTCGACGGTTAGAAATTGTCGTGCACTGAAGGTAGGGAGACAAATTGTTGTGCCCTTTGATGGAAGCTACATGTGCCCTTTGACTTTTGAGTCCCTTCCACAGTCCCCCGCTACTACTCCAGCCTCCGCCTCCGCCTCGGACATAGAATAAAAGGATCCGGATCCCTGTCTAAGTATTTAAAGACAATTCCTTTTAAGGTTAACCAGCCCTCATCCTCAACATATATTCATCTCGAATGGACTCTTTGAACAACCAAGTAGTCCATGAATTCCGCTTCTTCCGTGTATACAAAAATGGTCGTATCGAAAAATTCCGATCCACCGACAAAATCCCTCCGTCCGACGACCAAATCACCGGGGTGAGATCCAAAGACGTGGTGATTTCATCCCAACCTGCTATATCGGCCCGAATTTTCCTACCCAAGATCCACGACCCAACCAGGAAACTGCCAGTGTTGTTCTACGTCCATGGTGGTGGCTTCTGCTTCCAGTCCGCCTTCTCTTCAGTGTTCCACAAGCAGGTCAACGCAGTGGCTGCTAACGCCAATGCAATTGCCGTCTCGGTTGAGTACGGGCTGTTTCCAGAGCGGCCCCTACCCGCTTGTTACGAAGACTCATGGGCGGGGCTTCAATGGGTGGCATCTCATGCGAACAGAAACGGCCCGGAGCCATGGTTGAATGAGTACGCTGATTTTGACCGGGTCTTCATTGGTGGGGACAGTGGAGGAGGGAACATTTCTCATACCTTGGCCGTTCGGGTTGGGACACTCGGGTTACCGGGCGTTAAGGTTGTCGGGTTGATTCTGGTGCATCCCTTTTTTGGTGGAACAGAGGATGATCACATGTGGTTGTACATGTGTCCAACCAATGGTGGGTTGGAGGATCCTAGGCTAAAACCGGCGGCAGAGGATCTGAGCAGGCTAGGGTGTGAGAGGGTACTGATATTTATTGCACAAAACGACCATCTTAGTGCCAAGGGTAGGTTGTACTATgagaaattaaagaagagtGGGTGGGTCGGAATTGTGGAGGTTGTGGAGCATGAAGGAGAGGCCCATGTTTTCCACCTGAAGAAGCCAGAGTGTGAGAATGCTGTTGATTTACTCAACAAGTTTGCTGCCTTTATCAACTTTACGTCACAAAGATTGTGAGAAGGCAATTAATTTGGCATATCTATGCCTTTATCGACTATATTTATATCTCTGCCTACTCCCGGATTACTGGGAGTATGTTTTTATGTAAAACAAGTTCTCTTAATCAGAACAGTAGTTGTATTTTGAGTTTGAGTCAATTTGGAGTTGGAGTCATGTCGTAAAAAGGGACATCCAATCTATAAGATATCTCCAGTCTGTAGGAGTCCAAATCAGAGTAGGAATCCAAATATCTCCTTGTGTAAGTCAGTTTGTAAACTCTATTTAAGTAAAGTCTTGGAATAAAGTTTGGGAGAGAAAATCATCAATGGTTGCATTGTTAGGTATTGAGGTCCCTATAAAAACCTCGTCTAACCTTGTTTTGAACGATAATCATTGGGATATTTCGCATGACCGATCCTGCTAACATTATGGCATCTTTAAGTGTGTTACCaatataaatactaaataaGAACACTAGCTCTCCCCTTTTCCCCACCAAGGAAAAGCCCCTCCCAGTAAGTCTCTCTGCCTCCGTTGTGAGTGCCCAGGGAGGAGAGATGAGCATTGTCTCTTTCCTCTTTCGAACCctctgttttcctttttcctctCCTTTCTCTGTCTTTTTCGACTTGTTTTTCCTtgtgtttttgttggttttcCTGTCTAGTCTATAGCTCCACTTATAACACCCCAAAATATTAACCTAGATTAAAAATGTCATAATTAAACGAAATGAGATGTTAGGATTGGTTCCAAGTGGTAGAATGTGGAATTTCGTAATTTTAATAAGAATTTTCTATGTAGCCTGAACGCTCAAAGTTGGAGCTCGAATGATAGAGGCGAACATTCAAAGTTGGATCCCAAACATTCGATGTCAATCTGAGAACATTTAATTTTCGCCACCtcaacccttatatatatatatatatttatatgcgTGTGTGTGATACTTTAAATACCCACTCTACAACTTTAGCCTCCATTTTTGCTGTCCTTCAGCTGATGAAAAcccttgagagagagagagagttttggagAGAATGAGCTCTCTTTTGACCTTGTCTTTAAGGAGAGGTAATCTTTTTGGTCAAATCTCATTTTTGGTTAGTCTAATCTCTTAATTGTAGATCTATCATTCGTGGTTAATACGTTAGTTTGGTTAATGAATATTGCATGGATGGTTTACACTTTAGGTCTTCATATCTGGTTGGTTTTGCATGAATAACCTTCTGTTTAAGAGCATTTAAGTAAACCCATAACTATGTGAAGTATTTATGCTAAGATCTAGTGATGGGTTGGTTGTTTAAAGTCTATAATGAGATATGGTTTGCATTAGGTGATGCTTGTGTTTAGGACAGTGTTTGGAATGTGTTGGATTAAGGGATAGAGAGGCCTTCAGTTCACAATTAGGTTTCTGTCTAGAATCGAATGTTCGATGTCAAGAGTAAACGTTCGATGCTTCCTACCAAATTTTTAAGGCCAGGCAGTAAATATTGGGGATAGTGCCCTAAAATCCAAGATTATTGTCAtacatttttgtttatattgaataaagttgttattcACTGAGTTATTTAATTGACCATATAGCTTATAATCCATTTACAtgcttatttttattgattatttATCCTATGCATGTAAATGATCCATGAATTGTATTTAATATGGTTTAGGGTGTGAGAATTGAGGTTATCACACAAGATTTTACACCATAAACTTTACAAGTTCATAATCTATTGTCCACAGTCAAGGGAACTGTACATTCCATTTACTAAGATTGTAACACATCAACCATAGAGAATTCAGGTTTAAGTGTTGGTACAAAAGCATAGGGATGCAATGCATTGAACGAACCATGGCAGTTGTCATTCCTTATAAACTATTTAAAATGAATGATTATAACTCTTAAActtcttatgatattgattctcAATCTTGGGAGCATTATAAACCCATAAGTCAAATACAGGTCAGTTTGATGCATTTAGGAGTGAGACTTTTACTGCAATCTAAATTCTCGGTGTgttgggtgatcacatgtaAGATTGTGGGAACATTTTACTCAAGAAGGAATCAAAGtcctttatttaaaaatgataataaatttTTCCTTGAGATAGATTTAATAGAGTAATTATTCTCAATCTCTAATCAAAGCATTTCggtaaaaagttattaaaataattatacatAGTGAGAAGAGTTTCACATATCCGGGAGTAATTATCCAATTGAAGCATTTATAAACATTTGATATAGTTTTTAGGCTCACGAAATATTCTTTTCAAAAGTAAATCAAGTTCAATTCATTAACATAACGCATGTTTAAAATAAGGGTTTTCAGGTTTATAATTGCTAAGATcgtttaaattaaatatatttattttcggGGTATTACAGTACAACCTGTTCATGTGCGGATTAGATCTGGATAATCGGATTCGATGACCGGACCAAGATGGCTCATCACGCATGACATGAATGAGTGGGACACGGTAGCCCAGATCTGGTAACCGGTCCAAGCAGACCCATTCACGAGTGCAACCCGAGTTAGGTCAACTGGCTCGATAACCACCTAAGTGGGCCAGCTCATACACTTCAAGCATGCATCGAATCCGAGTCACCCGGATAAGATAACAGCCCAAGCAAGCCTATCCTATTGTTTGGCCCAAGTTGGCCTAGAATTCGGCCCATTTAAGCTCTACTACTTTATGACCAACACCGACACCCCCACTTGCCACCAATTGCGGCCATGATCTTTGATTACCATTGGACGTTGCTGTCACTTGCCACCGCAAGCTACCACCACCGACCTCAGTCAAGCTGCCACGGCTCTGACCACCATCTCCGGTTATGGCTGGTTGCCATCCATAGTTGGACTCAGGCCGCCGCCTCCGACCACCTTCTCTGGCTAGATCCTTAACACTTCCACTGTTACTACCATCTTCGGGTAATCGTTAGTCATCATTGTCTCCAGCCAACTCTCGGCATCACCTCTACCACCATCTCCTGGACGCCATCAGCCGCACTTTTGCCGATCACCTACATGCAACCATCACTGGTCTCTGTCCgcttttctcttcattttttatactttatataaaACTCTATAGTTGTTACTTCCAATGGGTTTATTAAAAATATCGTCAATCAATATTTATACCTTAAGTTCAGTGAttgtaaatatatttttggaaaaagtacGCATAACTCCGTCAAACTAACTCTTCATTGCcatcccaaactaccaattttgCCAATGTctcccctaatgacaaaaacgacattcataaattattaaaattaatatatatatatatatatatatatatatatatatatatatatataaagtcatacaaaaat
The sequence above is drawn from the Alnus glutinosa chromosome 11, dhAlnGlut1.1, whole genome shotgun sequence genome and encodes:
- the LOC133882112 gene encoding 2-hydroxyisoflavanone dehydratase-like; amino-acid sequence: MDSLNNQVVHEFRFFRVYKNGRIEKFRSTDKIPPSDDQITGVRSKDVVISSQPAISARIFLPKIHDPTRKLPVLFYVHGGGFCFQSAFSSVFHKQVNAVAANANAIAVSVEYGLFPERPLPACYEDSWAGLQWVASHANRNGPEPWLNEYADFDRVFIGGDSGGGNISHTLAVRVGTLGLPGVKVVGLILVHPFFGGTEDDHMWLYMCPTNGGLEDPRLKPAAEDLSRLGCERVLIFIAQNDHLSAKGRLYYEKLKKSGWVGIVEVVEHEGEAHVFHLKKPECENAVDLLNKFAAFINFTSQRL